The Neoarius graeffei isolate fNeoGra1 chromosome 25, fNeoGra1.pri, whole genome shotgun sequence genome includes a region encoding these proteins:
- the adra1ab gene encoding alpha-1A adrenergic receptor — protein MVPAEENLTAVLNRDSCPNCTQPSVYDVNLPKVVTMVVVFMFFIVFGVMGNALVIMSVVCHHQLRSVTHYFIANLAVADLLLSCVVLPLSASSEALGRWVLGRALCGVWASLDVLCCTASIFNLCVISVDRWLAVSYPLRYPCLATSRRAVGAMVAVWVASAGISVGPLFGWREPMPDDESVCNVNEDPGYAIFSAACSFYVPLAVILVMYCKVYIVARRKTRCLNHGQWNSDVKDGVAFRIHRGNVHRRCHAESGKENDGSRKCRSYGALVKLLTFSKEMKAAKTLGIVVGCFVLCWLPFFLVLPISSIFPSHRPSDTVFKITFWLGYFNSCLNPIIYTCFSQEFKKAFQNVLKGCCFCKDTTTATPLSRISSHPAPPSCSVTPSGPGFTHTGANQVSKSLLQACCFSTRGKTTSTEMRHVFMDMKGMTGGQAV, from the exons ATGGTGCCTGCTGAAGAAAACCTCACAGCTGTGTTAAACCGAGACAGCTGTCCGAACTGCACCCAACCATCAGTGTATGATGTAAACCTCCCAAAGGTGGTGACCATGGTggtggtttttatgttttttattgTGTTTGGAGTAATGGGTAATGCACTGGTCATCATGTCTGTCGTGTGCCACCATCAACTCCGTTCAGTCACGCACTACTTCATTGCCAACTTGGCTGTTGCTGATCTGTTGCTGAGCTGCGTGGTTTTGCCATTATCTGCCTCATCCGAGGCGCTGGGACGCTGGGTGTTGGGCCGGGCTCTGTGTGGCGTCTGGGCATCGCTCGATGTCCTGTGCTGCACCGCATCCATCTTCAACCTCTGCGTCATCTCCGTGGACCGCTGGCTGGCTGTTAGCTACCCACTGCGATACCCGTGCCTTGCTACAAGTAGGCGTGCTGTTGGTGCCATGGTGGCTGTCTGGGTGGCGTCGGCTGGCATTTCTGTCGGGCCACTGTTTGGCTGGAGAGAGCCGATGCCTGACGATGAATCAGTGTGTAACGTCAACGAAGACCCGGGATATGCCATTTTCTCGGCAGCCTGCTCCTTCTACGTTCCCCTTGCGGTAATATTAGTCATGTATTGTAAAGTCTATATAGTGGCACGCAGGAAAACAAGATGTCTCAACCATGGGCAATGGAACAGTGACgtaaaggacggggtggcgttcaggaTCCACCGTGGAAATGTTCATCGGAGATGCCATGCTGAGAGTGGAAAGGAAAATGATGGAAGTAGGAAATGTCGCTCCTATGGTGCGCTTGTGAAGCTGCTCACATTCTCGAAGGAGATGAAAGCGGCAAAGACCCTGGGCATAGTGGTGGGCTGCTTCGTCCTCTGCTGGCTGCCCTTCTTCCTCGTCTTACCCATCA GCTCCATCTTCCCGTCTCACAGACCCTCAGACACGGTGTTTAAGATCACCTTCTGGCTTGGATACTTCAACAGCTGCTTAAACCCCATTATCTACACCTGCTTCAGCCAGGAGTTCAAAAAAGCCTTCCAGAATGTTCTTAAAGGCTGCTGCTTTTGCAAAGACACCACCACCGCCACCCCTCTGAGCCGAATCTCCTCCCATCCTGCCCCGCCCTCTTGTTCTGTCACTCCTTCTGGCCCCGGGTTTACTCACACAGGGGCAAATCAGGTGAGTAAAAGCCTTTTGCAGGCCTGCTGCTTCAGCACCAGAGGCAAAACTACCAGCACTGAGATGCGTCACGTCTTCATGGACATGAAAGGCATGACGGGAGGACAGGCGGTGTGA